In a genomic window of Mycolicibacterium neoaurum VKM Ac-1815D:
- a CDS encoding three-helix bundle dimerization domain-containing protein codes for MIVVLKLPESEQIAAVEDRLVKQFTDVPAETVRTTVAAAHQHFIQSAVRDYIALLVERRAFAALKSAAPAS; via the coding sequence ATGATCGTCGTGCTGAAGTTGCCGGAGAGTGAACAGATCGCAGCGGTAGAGGATCGCCTGGTCAAACAGTTCACGGATGTCCCCGCCGAGACCGTCCGCACCACGGTTGCCGCAGCACATCAGCACTTCATCCAGAGCGCTGTCCGCGACTACATCGCCCTGCTCGTCGAGCGGCGCGCCTTCGCCGCACTGAAGTCCGCCGCACCCGCTTCCTGA
- a CDS encoding stage II sporulation protein M: MDVDAFVLAHTPAWNRLEQLLKRRRNLTGAEIDELIDLYQRASTHLSVVRSSAGDAVLVAKLSGLVARARSAVTGARAPLWREFIRFWTVSFPLVAYDCRRWWLGSALGFLVVAIVIGFWVAGNPEVRATLGTPAELQQLINHDFEAYYSENPAGSFGLRVWVNNAWVAAQCIAFAVLLGLPIPWVLFQNAANVGVSGGLMFGAGKGDLFLGLITPHGLLELTAVFLAAAAGMRLGWSVVSPGDRPRSQLLAERGRAVVAVAGGLVVVLLISGLIEALVTPSPLPTWARVTIGVAAEIAFLGYVVHFGRAARRAGLTGDVEDAPDVVPTG, from the coding sequence GAGCAGCTGCTGAAGCGGCGGCGCAACCTGACCGGGGCCGAGATCGACGAGCTGATCGATCTGTATCAGCGGGCGTCCACCCACCTTTCGGTGGTCCGCAGTTCCGCCGGGGATGCGGTGTTGGTCGCGAAGTTGTCCGGGCTGGTGGCGCGTGCCCGATCGGCCGTCACCGGGGCAAGGGCGCCGCTGTGGCGCGAATTCATCCGGTTCTGGACGGTCTCGTTCCCGCTGGTGGCCTATGACTGTCGACGGTGGTGGCTCGGGTCCGCGCTGGGCTTCCTCGTGGTCGCGATCGTCATCGGATTCTGGGTGGCCGGCAATCCCGAGGTGCGCGCGACATTGGGCACACCCGCGGAACTACAACAGTTGATCAACCACGACTTCGAGGCGTATTACAGCGAGAACCCGGCCGGTTCGTTCGGGCTGCGGGTCTGGGTCAACAACGCCTGGGTCGCCGCCCAGTGCATCGCATTCGCGGTCCTGCTCGGTCTGCCCATACCGTGGGTGCTGTTCCAGAACGCCGCCAACGTCGGCGTGTCCGGGGGTCTGATGTTCGGCGCCGGGAAGGGGGACCTGTTCCTCGGGTTGATCACACCGCACGGCCTGCTCGAACTGACCGCGGTGTTCTTGGCGGCCGCCGCAGGGATGCGGCTGGGCTGGTCGGTCGTCTCACCCGGTGACCGGCCGCGGTCACAGCTGCTCGCCGAGCGCGGCCGCGCGGTGGTCGCAGTGGCGGGTGGGCTGGTGGTGGTGCTGCTGATCTCCGGGTTGATCGAGGCGCTGGTCACCCCGTCACCGCTGCCGACCTGGGCGCGCGTCACCATCGGGGTGGCCGCCGAGATCGCGTTCCTCGGCTATGTCGTGCACTTCGGGAGAGCCGCCCGTCGAGCGGGCCTGACCGGCGATGTCGAGGATGCGCCGGATGTCGTCCCGACAGGCTAG
- a CDS encoding serine/threonine-protein kinase, with protein sequence MFRTGDIIAGAERADGVCRRYTIDTLLGRGSSADVYRALGPSGPVALKVLRADPAAADRAQERFAREFTLAATLTHPHIVAVYEMGKLPTEPSTPWMAMQYIDGPDSSVLVPASTTDPDTTAVLRTCNQIAEALDYAHSMDVLHRDVKPTNVLLTTDRLDAYLSDFGIAQIIDEVSALPRNGRISGSISYAAPELLTGEHLSPATDLYAFAATVLEWLTGLPPYPRPTAFAITYAHLNDSPPRLSGRRRWLPRSLDSVFAKALAKSPAARYDSCAEFAGIVVHTLRDIPTGGGS encoded by the coding sequence GTGTTCCGCACCGGTGACATCATCGCCGGCGCCGAGCGCGCGGACGGGGTGTGTCGGCGCTACACCATCGACACGCTGCTCGGCCGGGGCTCCAGCGCCGATGTCTATCGCGCGCTCGGCCCGTCCGGACCTGTCGCACTGAAGGTGCTGCGCGCCGACCCTGCCGCCGCCGACCGCGCCCAGGAACGTTTTGCCAGAGAGTTCACGCTGGCCGCCACGCTCACCCACCCGCATATCGTCGCTGTGTACGAGATGGGCAAGCTGCCCACGGAGCCCTCGACGCCGTGGATGGCGATGCAATACATCGACGGACCGGACTCCTCGGTGCTGGTCCCCGCGAGCACCACCGACCCGGACACCACCGCCGTGTTGCGCACCTGCAACCAGATCGCCGAAGCGCTGGACTACGCCCACTCGATGGACGTGTTGCACCGCGATGTCAAACCCACGAATGTCCTGCTCACCACCGACCGCCTCGACGCCTATCTCAGCGATTTCGGCATCGCGCAGATCATCGACGAGGTGTCTGCCCTACCCCGCAACGGCCGCATCAGCGGATCGATATCCTACGCCGCGCCCGAGCTGCTCACCGGCGAACATCTCTCGCCCGCAACAGACTTGTACGCGTTCGCCGCCACGGTGCTCGAATGGCTCACCGGGTTGCCGCCGTACCCCCGACCCACGGCTTTCGCCATAACCTATGCGCACCTGAATGATTCACCACCCCGGTTGAGTGGCCGGCGCCGATGGCTGCCCCGCAGCCTCGATTCGGTGTTCGCCAAGGCGTTGGCGAAAAGTCCTGCAGCCCGCTATGACTCGTGCGCCGAGTTCGCCGGGATCGTCGTCCACACGTTGCGCGACATCCCGACCGGTGGTGGCAGTTAG
- a CDS encoding DUF4129 domain-containing protein, with protein sequence MTGLNIDGDAAHDAAQRELTKPIYPRPSLTDRLTGWIDELLYKAFTSSDWLPGGWITLALFVILSIVAIIVIVRVARRTMRSTRDGHDAVLTDRARSAAHHRRAAEAAAAQGDWTSAIRDRLRAVARELEESGTLDPVPGRTATELAVAAGAVRPELRTEFSSAAETFNGVSYGDRPGSAEQYRQIVELDEHLREARTR encoded by the coding sequence GTGACCGGCCTGAACATCGACGGCGATGCCGCGCATGACGCCGCACAGCGCGAGCTCACCAAACCGATCTATCCCCGACCATCGCTGACCGACCGCCTGACGGGCTGGATCGACGAGCTGCTCTACAAGGCCTTCACCAGCAGCGACTGGTTGCCCGGCGGCTGGATCACCCTGGCACTGTTCGTGATCCTGTCCATCGTCGCCATCATCGTCATCGTCCGGGTGGCCCGGCGGACCATGCGGTCGACAAGGGACGGCCACGACGCCGTGCTCACCGACCGCGCCCGCAGCGCCGCGCACCATCGCCGGGCCGCCGAGGCCGCTGCCGCGCAAGGTGACTGGACATCGGCGATCCGCGACCGACTGCGTGCGGTGGCACGTGAGCTCGAAGAGAGCGGCACCCTGGACCCCGTTCCTGGCCGCACCGCCACCGAACTGGCCGTCGCCGCCGGCGCCGTACGTCCCGAACTTCGGACCGAATTCTCCTCGGCGGCCGAGACATTCAACGGAGTCAGTTACGGCGACCGGCCGGGCAGCGCCGAACAGTACCGCCAGATCGTCGAACTCGACGAGCACCTGCGCGAAGCCAGGACCCGATGA
- a CDS encoding AAA family ATPase gives MTQPEAAREALLALRAEISKAVVGQDAVVSGLVIALLCRGHVLLEGVPGVAKTLLVRSLAATLRLDFTRVQFTPDLMPGDVTGSLIYDARTAEFAFRAGPVFTNLLLADEINRTPPKTQAALLEAMEERQVTVDGAARALPDPFIVAATQNPIEYEGTYQLPEAQLDRFLLKLNVPLPPRDQEIAILHRHATGFDPRNLSALTAVAGPEDLAAGRAAVRQVMAAPEILGYIVDIAGATRTSPALQLGVSPRGATALLATARSWAWLSGRNFVTPDDVKAMARPTLRHRIALRPEAELEGADADGVLDGILASVPVPR, from the coding sequence GTGACACAACCCGAGGCCGCACGGGAGGCGCTACTCGCCCTGCGCGCAGAAATCTCCAAGGCCGTCGTCGGACAGGACGCCGTGGTCAGCGGGCTGGTGATCGCCCTGCTCTGCCGCGGACACGTCCTGCTCGAGGGCGTACCCGGGGTGGCCAAGACACTGCTGGTGCGCAGCCTCGCCGCGACCCTGCGGCTGGACTTCACGCGCGTGCAATTCACCCCGGACCTGATGCCCGGCGATGTGACCGGTTCGCTGATCTACGACGCCCGTACCGCCGAGTTCGCCTTCCGCGCCGGCCCGGTGTTCACCAACCTGCTACTGGCGGACGAGATCAACCGCACTCCGCCCAAGACCCAGGCAGCGCTGTTGGAGGCCATGGAGGAACGGCAGGTCACCGTCGATGGCGCGGCGCGCGCGCTGCCCGACCCGTTCATCGTCGCGGCCACCCAGAATCCGATCGAGTACGAGGGCACCTATCAGCTGCCGGAGGCCCAACTTGACCGATTCCTGCTGAAGCTCAACGTGCCGTTGCCACCACGTGATCAGGAGATCGCGATATTGCACCGGCACGCAACGGGTTTCGATCCTCGCAATCTCTCCGCGCTGACCGCGGTGGCCGGGCCGGAGGATCTTGCCGCCGGCCGTGCGGCCGTGCGCCAGGTGATGGCCGCCCCGGAAATCCTCGGATACATCGTCGACATCGCCGGCGCCACCAGGACGTCACCGGCTCTTCAGCTCGGGGTGTCACCGCGCGGTGCGACCGCGCTGCTGGCCACCGCACGATCCTGGGCATGGCTGTCGGGTCGCAACTTCGTGACCCCCGACGATGTCAAGGCGATGGCACGGCCGACGTTGCGGCACCGGATCGCCCTGCGTCCGGAGGCCGAACTGGAGGGCGCCGATGCCGACGGTGTGCTGGACGGAATCCTGGCGTCGGTGCCGGTGCCGCGGTAA
- the cds1 gene encoding L-cysteine desulfhydrase Cds1, producing MSARDWVDNAVRLIEADAHRSADTHLLRYPLPSAWADRFDVSLYLKDETTHITGSLKHRLARSLFLYALCNGWIGPGTTVIEASSGSTAVSEAYFAAMLGLPFIAVMPSSTSAAKVALIESQGGRCHFVERSAQVYEEAERLARETGGHYLDQFTNAERATDWRGNNNIAESIFEQMARETHPVPDWIVVGAGTGGTSATIGRYLRYRRHRTALCVVDPENSAFFPAYEQGRLDVETGVSSRIEGIGRPRVEPSFMPGVVDRMMTVPDCGSVAAAHHVSAVLGRRVGPSTGTNVWGAFALLAEMMAAGRSGSVVTLLADSGDRYRDTYFDAEWLSSQGLDSSTSAAKLAEFESSGRWN from the coding sequence GTGAGCGCCCGCGACTGGGTCGACAATGCGGTCCGGCTGATCGAGGCCGATGCCCATCGCAGCGCGGACACCCACCTGTTGCGCTATCCCCTGCCATCGGCGTGGGCGGACCGCTTCGATGTGTCGTTGTATCTCAAGGACGAGACGACCCACATCACCGGCAGCCTCAAACACCGGCTCGCACGTTCGCTGTTCCTGTACGCGCTGTGCAATGGCTGGATCGGTCCCGGCACCACCGTGATCGAGGCCTCCTCGGGATCCACGGCGGTCTCCGAGGCGTACTTCGCGGCGATGCTGGGGCTGCCCTTCATCGCGGTCATGCCGAGTTCGACGAGTGCCGCCAAGGTTGCGTTGATCGAATCACAGGGCGGTCGTTGCCATTTCGTGGAGCGCTCGGCCCAGGTCTACGAGGAGGCCGAGCGGCTGGCCCGCGAGACCGGCGGCCACTATCTCGACCAGTTCACCAATGCCGAGCGGGCCACCGACTGGCGCGGGAACAACAACATCGCCGAATCGATCTTCGAGCAGATGGCCAGGGAGACCCATCCCGTACCGGACTGGATCGTCGTCGGGGCGGGCACCGGGGGCACCAGCGCCACCATCGGGCGCTATCTGCGGTACCGGCGGCACCGCACTGCGCTGTGTGTCGTCGACCCGGAGAACTCGGCCTTCTTCCCGGCCTACGAGCAGGGCCGCCTCGATGTCGAGACCGGGGTGTCATCGCGGATCGAGGGAATCGGCCGGCCCCGGGTGGAGCCGTCGTTCATGCCGGGTGTGGTGGATCGGATGATGACCGTCCCCGACTGCGGATCGGTGGCCGCCGCCCATCACGTCAGCGCGGTGCTGGGCCGCCGGGTGGGGCCGTCGACCGGCACCAACGTGTGGGGCGCGTTCGCGCTGCTGGCCGAGATGATGGCGGCCGGGCGCAGCGGTTCGGTGGTGACACTGCTCGCCGACAGCGGCGACCGGTACCGCGATACCTACTTCGACGCGGAGTGGCTGAGCAGCCAGGGGTTGGACTCCTCGACATCGGCGGCGAAGCTGGCCGAGTTCGAGTCCTCGGGGCGCTGGAACTGA
- a CDS encoding metallophosphoesterase: MSHLKNTAAIAAGSLVAGIGYASLIERNAFALRELTMPVLTPGSTPLRVLHLSDLHMLPRQRRKQEWLRELVSLQPDLVVNTGDNLSHQKAVPAVVQALGDLLSVPGVFVFGSNDYFAPKPKNPTNYLFNKKRRIHGDPLPWQDLRAAFTERGWLDMTHVRREFEVAGLQIAAAGVDDPHLKRDRYDTIAGPASAKANLTLGVTHSPEPWVLDRFAADGYQLVLAGHTHGGQLCLPFYGAVATNCDLDRSRAKGASQWGADMKLHVSAGLGTSPYAPVRFCCRPEATLLTLVAAPAKGPVIGSRAGQAHPTASVR, encoded by the coding sequence ATGTCGCACCTGAAGAACACCGCCGCTATCGCCGCAGGCAGCCTGGTCGCCGGCATCGGTTACGCGTCGTTGATCGAGCGCAACGCGTTCGCTCTTCGGGAACTGACCATGCCGGTGCTCACCCCCGGGTCGACTCCGCTGCGGGTGCTGCACCTGTCGGATCTGCACATGCTGCCGCGTCAGCGGCGCAAGCAGGAGTGGCTGCGTGAGCTGGTGTCCTTGCAGCCGGACCTGGTGGTCAACACCGGCGACAACCTGTCCCACCAGAAGGCCGTACCGGCCGTGGTTCAGGCCCTCGGGGACCTGCTGTCGGTGCCGGGTGTCTTCGTCTTCGGCAGCAACGACTACTTCGCGCCGAAGCCGAAGAATCCGACCAACTACCTGTTCAACAAGAAGCGACGCATCCACGGGGATCCGCTGCCGTGGCAGGATCTGCGCGCGGCCTTCACCGAGCGCGGCTGGCTGGACATGACCCATGTCCGCCGCGAGTTCGAGGTGGCCGGCCTGCAGATCGCCGCCGCGGGCGTCGACGATCCCCATCTCAAGCGAGATCGCTACGACACCATCGCCGGACCTGCCAGCGCGAAGGCCAACCTCACGCTGGGGGTCACGCACTCGCCCGAACCGTGGGTGTTGGACCGTTTCGCCGCCGACGGGTATCAGCTGGTGCTCGCCGGACACACCCACGGCGGGCAGCTGTGCCTGCCGTTCTACGGGGCGGTGGCCACCAACTGCGATCTGGACCGCTCACGGGCCAAGGGCGCGTCGCAGTGGGGTGCGGACATGAAGCTGCACGTCTCGGCCGGGCTCGGCACATCGCCGTACGCGCCGGTGCGGTTCTGCTGCCGCCCGGAGGCGACCCTGCTCACCTTGGTCGCCGCGCCGGCCAAGGGACCGGTCATCGGAAGCCGTGCCGGACAGGCACATCCGACCGCATCGGTACGGTGA
- a CDS encoding DUF4350 domain-containing protein gives MTRRRWRTARIIGLAIVLIVAVSAFGAYLTAPRGGGLLAADSTAPDGAHALLTLLRDQGIDVVVADDVDEVAAAAGPDTLIAVAQTFFLLDGDVLDRLAALPGDRLLIAPSGVTREHLAPGIDVDGTAQFGGRPACDLREAVTAGDVQLGFSDTFARADDGAATRCYGGALLRYQDGGRTVTLVGSGAFMTNAGLLGQGSAALAMNLSGTHQRVIWYAPQRIEGETTGSTSLVDLIPAQVVWAVVQIGLAVLLVAWWRARRLGPLVAERLPVVVRASETVEGRARLYRSRRARDRAAAALRTAALSRLRPRLGLGLRSSPDAIVHAVAARTGADARALSHTLFGPPPSTDEQLLGLARHLDDIERQVAQS, from the coding sequence ATGACCAGGCGACGTTGGCGCACGGCGCGGATCATCGGGCTGGCAATCGTGTTGATCGTGGCGGTGTCCGCGTTCGGCGCCTACCTGACCGCGCCGCGTGGGGGCGGACTGCTGGCGGCCGACTCGACCGCTCCCGACGGCGCGCACGCACTGCTGACGCTGCTGCGCGATCAGGGTATCGATGTCGTGGTGGCCGATGATGTCGACGAGGTCGCCGCGGCCGCCGGCCCCGACACGTTGATCGCCGTCGCCCAGACGTTCTTCCTGCTCGACGGCGACGTCCTGGACCGGTTGGCCGCCCTTCCCGGCGATCGGCTGCTCATCGCGCCGTCCGGTGTCACCCGCGAACACCTGGCACCGGGAATCGACGTGGACGGTACCGCGCAGTTCGGCGGACGGCCGGCCTGTGATCTCCGCGAGGCGGTCACCGCCGGTGATGTCCAACTCGGGTTCAGCGACACCTTCGCCAGGGCAGACGACGGCGCGGCCACCCGCTGTTACGGCGGAGCCTTGTTGCGCTACCAGGACGGCGGGCGCACCGTGACCCTCGTCGGGAGTGGCGCCTTCATGACCAACGCCGGGCTTCTCGGACAGGGCAGCGCCGCGCTGGCGATGAATCTGTCCGGCACCCACCAACGCGTCATCTGGTATGCCCCGCAACGGATCGAAGGTGAGACGACCGGTTCGACATCGCTGGTCGATCTGATACCGGCCCAGGTCGTCTGGGCCGTGGTCCAGATCGGTCTCGCCGTGCTGCTGGTCGCCTGGTGGCGCGCGCGCCGGCTCGGGCCGCTGGTCGCCGAGCGACTGCCCGTGGTGGTGCGGGCGTCGGAGACCGTCGAGGGCAGGGCACGGTTGTATCGCTCCCGGCGGGCCCGCGACCGCGCCGCCGCGGCACTACGCACTGCGGCGCTGTCCCGACTACGTCCGCGGCTGGGTCTGGGCCTGCGCTCGTCGCCGGACGCGATCGTTCATGCGGTGGCGGCTCGCACCGGAGCGGACGCGCGGGCGCTGTCGCACACCCTGTTCGGACCCCCGCCCAGCACCGACGAGCAACTCCTCGGGCTGGCACGACATCTCGACGATATCGAAAGGCAGGTCGCACAGTCGTGA
- a CDS encoding DUF58 domain-containing protein → MVLTGRAGLLAALGVLPVVVSPWPATMFVVVAVMIGALLIADALLAAGLDRLELRRTGDSTARLGQPVRIELEVRHGGKRRLRGQIRDAWAPSARARPRVQRLDIPAGGRARIATELAPVRRGDQHAAHVTVRAIGPLGLAGRQRTTHADWQIRVLPPFLSRKHLPSRLAKLRELDGMVPVLIRGQGTEFDTLREYVDGDDVRSIDWRATARRGDVMVRTWRPERDRRVVIVLDTGRTSAGRIGVDPLSSDPAGWPRLDWSMDAALLLAALASRAGDHVDFLAHDRISRAGVFGASRRELLAQLVSAMAPLEPALLESDATAMVAAVQRRVRRRALVVLLTDLNASALDEGLLPVLPQLSARHQVMVAAVTDPRVDALASGRSDAAQIYDAAAAERARNDRRDIADRLRGHGVDVIDAAPQDLAPALADRYLAMKATGRL, encoded by the coding sequence ATGGTTCTCACCGGGCGGGCCGGACTGCTGGCGGCGCTTGGCGTGCTGCCGGTGGTCGTCTCGCCATGGCCGGCAACGATGTTCGTGGTCGTGGCCGTGATGATCGGCGCGCTGCTGATCGCCGATGCGCTGCTGGCCGCCGGCCTCGACCGGCTGGAGCTGCGGCGCACCGGGGACAGCACCGCCCGTCTGGGCCAACCGGTGCGCATCGAGCTCGAGGTACGTCATGGCGGAAAGCGGAGGCTGCGCGGGCAGATCCGCGATGCCTGGGCACCCAGCGCGCGGGCACGGCCCCGGGTCCAGCGGCTCGATATCCCCGCCGGCGGGCGGGCCAGGATCGCCACCGAGCTCGCGCCGGTGCGCCGTGGCGATCAGCACGCCGCGCATGTCACCGTGCGGGCGATAGGCCCGCTGGGGTTGGCCGGGCGGCAGCGCACGACGCACGCCGACTGGCAGATACGCGTCCTACCGCCGTTCCTGTCCCGTAAGCATCTTCCGTCACGGCTGGCCAAACTGCGCGAGCTCGACGGGATGGTCCCGGTCTTGATCCGCGGGCAGGGCACCGAATTCGACACACTTCGCGAATACGTCGACGGCGACGACGTGCGGTCCATCGACTGGCGCGCCACCGCGCGGCGGGGTGATGTCATGGTGCGGACCTGGCGCCCGGAGCGGGACCGGCGGGTGGTCATCGTGCTGGACACCGGCCGGACCTCGGCGGGCCGGATCGGAGTGGACCCGCTGTCGTCCGACCCGGCGGGGTGGCCTCGGCTGGATTGGTCGATGGATGCCGCGCTGTTGTTGGCCGCGCTGGCCTCGCGGGCCGGTGACCACGTCGACTTCCTGGCACACGACCGGATCAGCCGGGCCGGTGTGTTCGGCGCCTCGCGACGGGAACTGTTGGCGCAATTGGTCTCGGCGATGGCGCCCCTGGAGCCGGCTCTGCTCGAATCCGATGCGACGGCCATGGTGGCCGCCGTGCAGCGGCGCGTTCGCCGGCGCGCCCTGGTGGTGCTGCTGACCGATCTGAACGCCTCGGCTCTGGACGAGGGCCTGTTGCCGGTATTGCCGCAGCTGTCGGCGCGCCACCAGGTGATGGTGGCCGCCGTGACCGATCCGCGGGTCGACGCGTTGGCCTCGGGCCGCTCCGATGCCGCACAGATCTACGACGCGGCGGCCGCCGAGCGGGCCCGCAACGATCGCCGCGATATCGCGGACCGATTGCGGGGCCACGGTGTCGACGTCATCGACGCCGCACCGCAGGATCTGGCACCCGCACTGGCCGACCGCTATCTGGCGATGAAGGCCACCGGCCGGCTCTAG
- a CDS encoding acyl-CoA thioesterase, protein MTEPSWMAALLDFDRAGDRFLAPQLGVPGMRLFGGLIAAQALGAAGATVDPGKHPQSLHAYFVRGGEFGVDVELEVERTRDGRSFDTRRVTARQHGKVILEMIASFQIPEDGADWHPARPPSVPLESAIAKTLDLDFTNWLELRCDPADTTRFVLPPFWIRSRSPIEDDPLIRACTLTFVSDIGPVPAARPPGTPFTPGEGTGFATSLDHSVWFHRPFDPDRWHRYEIDSLGNSHSRGLVVGGFYDTAGALIANTSQQALWRL, encoded by the coding sequence ATGACCGAACCGAGTTGGATGGCGGCCCTCCTCGATTTCGACCGTGCCGGTGACCGCTTCCTGGCCCCGCAGCTGGGGGTGCCCGGTATGCGACTGTTCGGTGGTCTCATCGCCGCCCAGGCGCTCGGCGCGGCCGGGGCGACCGTCGATCCGGGCAAACATCCTCAGTCGCTGCACGCGTATTTCGTCCGCGGCGGGGAGTTCGGAGTCGATGTCGAACTGGAGGTCGAACGAACCCGCGACGGCCGGTCCTTCGATACCCGCCGGGTCACCGCACGCCAGCACGGCAAGGTCATCCTTGAGATGATCGCGTCCTTCCAGATTCCCGAGGACGGCGCCGACTGGCACCCGGCCAGGCCGCCGAGCGTGCCACTGGAATCCGCGATTGCGAAAACCCTGGACCTGGACTTCACCAACTGGCTGGAATTGCGCTGCGACCCCGCCGATACCACGCGATTCGTCCTGCCGCCCTTCTGGATTCGCAGCCGCAGCCCCATCGAGGACGATCCGCTGATCAGGGCATGCACCCTGACCTTCGTATCCGATATCGGCCCGGTCCCGGCCGCCCGACCACCGGGGACGCCGTTCACGCCGGGCGAGGGCACCGGCTTCGCGACCAGCCTCGACCACTCCGTGTGGTTCCACCGGCCGTTCGACCCCGACCGATGGCACCGCTACGAGATCGATTCACTGGGCAACAGTCACTCACGTGGATTGGTGGTCGGCGGGTTCTACGACACCGCGGGTGCCCTCATCGCCAACACCAGCCAACAGGCCTTGTGGCGGTTGTGA
- a CDS encoding amino acid permease has product MSTDATYDNSALAHEEEGYHKSLKPRQIQMIAIGGAIGTGLFMGAGSRLHDAGPGLFLVYAFCGVFVFFIMRALGELVLHRPSSGSFVSYAREFFGEKTAYVTGWLYFFNWAATAIVDVTAVALYVHFWGMFEAIPQWLIALIALGIVLTMNIISVKLFGEMEFWASIIKVAALVTFLVVGIVFLAGRFEIEGSATGFSVISDNGGLLPTGMFSLVIVTSGVIFAYAAVELVGIAAGETEEPAKVMPRAINSVILRIAVFYVGSLILLALLLPYTTYRAGESPFVTFFSKIGVPAAGGIMNLVVLTAAMSSLNAGLYSTGRILRSMAMNGSAPSFTGVMNRNGVPFGGIALTGALTLLGVVLNLFVPAEAFNIALDLSALGIISTWAMIMACQIQLWRWERKGILTRPKFRLPGTPYTSYATLVFLAAVTALMCYENIWNLIAILVIGPMLVAGWYAVRSKVMTMAQQRLGYTGDYPVVPQPPIPERGHGGH; this is encoded by the coding sequence ATGTCGACCGATGCCACGTATGACAATTCGGCACTGGCACATGAGGAGGAGGGGTATCACAAATCCCTCAAGCCACGCCAGATCCAGATGATCGCCATCGGTGGGGCCATCGGCACCGGTCTGTTCATGGGGGCCGGTAGCCGATTACATGACGCCGGACCAGGACTGTTCCTGGTGTACGCGTTCTGCGGCGTTTTCGTCTTCTTCATCATGAGGGCCCTCGGCGAGCTGGTACTGCATCGCCCCTCGTCGGGATCCTTCGTCTCCTACGCACGCGAGTTCTTCGGGGAGAAGACGGCGTATGTGACCGGCTGGTTGTACTTCTTCAACTGGGCCGCGACCGCCATCGTCGACGTGACAGCGGTCGCGCTCTACGTGCACTTCTGGGGCATGTTCGAGGCGATACCGCAGTGGCTCATCGCCCTGATCGCGTTGGGCATCGTGCTCACCATGAACATCATCTCGGTGAAACTGTTCGGCGAGATGGAGTTCTGGGCGTCGATCATCAAGGTGGCGGCGCTGGTGACGTTCCTGGTCGTCGGGATAGTGTTCCTGGCCGGCCGTTTCGAAATCGAGGGATCAGCAACGGGTTTCAGTGTGATCAGCGATAACGGCGGATTACTGCCCACTGGGATGTTCTCCCTGGTGATCGTCACCTCCGGCGTCATCTTCGCCTATGCCGCAGTCGAATTGGTCGGCATCGCGGCCGGCGAAACCGAGGAGCCGGCCAAGGTGATGCCACGCGCCATCAACTCGGTGATCCTGCGTATCGCCGTGTTCTACGTCGGTTCGCTGATCCTGCTGGCCTTGCTGTTGCCGTACACCACCTATCGGGCCGGGGAAAGTCCGTTTGTCACCTTTTTCTCCAAGATCGGGGTGCCTGCCGCCGGCGGCATCATGAACCTCGTCGTGCTGACAGCGGCGATGTCCAGCCTCAATGCCGGCCTGTACTCCACCGGGCGCATCCTGCGCTCGATGGCCATGAATGGCTCCGCGCCGTCGTTCACCGGCGTCATGAATCGAAACGGTGTGCCATTCGGTGGTATCGCATTGACCGGCGCGCTCACCCTGCTCGGCGTGGTGCTCAACCTGTTCGTCCCCGCGGAGGCCTTCAACATCGCCCTCGATCTGTCCGCCTTGGGCATCATTTCGACGTGGGCGATGATCATGGCCTGCCAGATCCAACTGTGGCGCTGGGAGCGCAAGGGCATTCTGACCCGACCGAAGTTCCGACTCCCGGGCACGCCGTACACCAGTTACGCGACGCTGGTCTTCCTCGCCGCGGTGACCGCGCTGATGTGTTACGAGAACATCTGGAATCTGATCGCCATCCTGGTGATCGGACCGATGCTGGTGGCGGGCTGGTACGCGGTGCGCAGCAAGGTGATGACCATGGCCCAGCAGCGTCTCGGGTACACCGGTGACTACCCGGTCGTCCCGCAACCCCCGATACCCGAACGCGGGCATGGGGGCCACTAG